Proteins encoded together in one Planctomyces sp. SH-PL14 window:
- a CDS encoding sugar phosphate isomerase/epimerase family protein: MQLGFVSTILPELSLPELLAFSKKAGAKCVEVMCWPVGKAERRYAGVTHVDVTDMTQSRADDILATVHQSGVALSGLGYYPNALSPDREDAERGIAHLKKTIQAAPLLKVGVVTSFVGKDWTRPMSDNWALFEKIWPDIIRLAEDNGVKIAIENCPMYFTKDEWPGGKNLATSPAYWRRMLEIIPSPSFGLNFDPSHFVWQRMDYLTPLREFKDRLFHIHCKDARLDVEKLNDLGIFAHPNEYHTPKLPGLGDVDWGKFFSVLSDIGYRGPVCAEVEDRAYEGSLELRKVSVVQSLRYLRNFAMDQGEPV, from the coding sequence ATGCAACTCGGCTTCGTCAGCACGATCCTTCCGGAACTCTCCCTCCCCGAACTCCTGGCCTTCTCCAAAAAAGCAGGAGCCAAATGCGTCGAAGTCATGTGCTGGCCCGTCGGAAAGGCCGAACGCCGCTACGCCGGCGTCACCCACGTCGACGTCACCGACATGACCCAAAGCCGCGCCGATGACATCCTGGCCACCGTCCACCAGAGCGGCGTCGCCCTCAGCGGACTCGGCTACTACCCCAACGCCCTCTCCCCCGACCGCGAAGACGCCGAACGCGGCATCGCCCACCTCAAGAAAACGATCCAGGCCGCGCCGCTCCTCAAGGTCGGAGTTGTCACCAGCTTCGTCGGCAAAGACTGGACGCGCCCCATGTCCGACAACTGGGCCCTCTTCGAAAAGATCTGGCCCGACATCATCCGCCTGGCGGAAGACAACGGCGTCAAAATCGCCATCGAAAACTGCCCGATGTACTTCACGAAGGACGAATGGCCCGGCGGAAAGAACCTCGCCACGAGCCCGGCTTACTGGCGGCGAATGCTCGAGATCATCCCCAGCCCGAGCTTCGGCCTCAACTTCGATCCCTCTCACTTCGTCTGGCAGCGGATGGACTACCTCACGCCGCTCCGGGAGTTCAAGGACCGGCTGTTCCACATCCACTGCAAGGACGCCCGCCTCGACGTCGAGAAGCTCAACGACCTGGGAATCTTTGCCCACCCGAACGAGTACCACACCCCCAAGCTCCCCGGCCTGGGGGATGTCGACTGGGGCAAGTTTTTCTCGGTCCTGAGCGACATCGGCTACCGCGGACCTGTGTGCGCCGAAGTCGAAGACCGCGCTTATGAAGGCTCGCTTGAGCTCCGCAAGGTGTCGGTCGTCCAGAGCCTGCGGTACCTCCGCAACTTTGCGATGGACCAGGGAGAGCCGGTCTAG
- a CDS encoding biotin--[acetyl-CoA-carboxylase] ligase, with protein sequence MSLSGPFLDADRLLRETFLADVRLFAQLPSTNDYAHAAAREGARTPLLIVADEQTAGRGRGANRWMTGAGALTFSLLLEPRKLGMPLASWPILSLACGASVALSLETLLGPRADVRVKWPNDVYLEGAKVCGILVETPKSSPDSLIIGIGINVNNLREAAPPEVQKRMISLADVAGQELPRTDVLIEVLQQLRRQFDAVAEVPGAVIESCRARCFLTGRLLSVSDGVRTVSGTCLGLDDDGALRVATAAGQQRCVAGSVELLD encoded by the coding sequence ATGTCCCTGTCCGGTCCCTTTCTCGACGCCGATCGCCTGCTCCGCGAGACCTTTCTCGCCGATGTCCGGCTCTTCGCGCAGCTCCCCTCGACGAACGACTACGCCCATGCGGCAGCCCGGGAAGGGGCCCGCACGCCGCTGCTCATCGTGGCGGACGAGCAGACGGCCGGACGCGGACGCGGCGCCAATCGGTGGATGACCGGGGCGGGGGCGCTGACCTTCTCGCTCCTGCTCGAGCCGCGGAAGCTGGGGATGCCGCTCGCCTCGTGGCCGATTCTGTCCCTCGCCTGCGGAGCGAGCGTGGCGCTGTCACTGGAGACGCTGCTCGGTCCGCGGGCGGATGTCCGGGTCAAGTGGCCCAACGACGTTTATCTCGAAGGGGCCAAGGTGTGCGGGATCCTGGTGGAGACGCCGAAGTCTTCGCCGGATTCGCTGATCATCGGGATTGGCATCAACGTCAATAACCTTCGAGAGGCTGCGCCGCCTGAAGTCCAGAAGCGGATGATTTCGCTGGCCGATGTGGCGGGACAGGAGTTGCCGCGGACCGATGTCCTCATTGAGGTCCTGCAGCAGTTGCGCAGGCAGTTCGACGCCGTGGCGGAAGTTCCGGGGGCGGTGATCGAGAGCTGCCGGGCGCGGTGTTTTCTGACGGGTCGGCTTCTCAGTGTCAGCGATGGTGTGCGAACCGTCAGCGGGACCTGTTTGGGTCTCGATGATGATGGAGCCCTCCGCGTGGCGACGGCGGCGGGGCAACAGCGGTG
- a CDS encoding acyltransferase family protein, giving the protein MNSRPAPGWPTSASSPAPRYGGLDWLRAGASLAVVVLHAGIPYMSSPMPGLVWCTTDLPAQSVLVDGLCWGIDTFVMPLFFLIGGFLAAQSCERAGPVALVRNRTLRLGIPFLVGAVLILPLDLYVWLLGWVCEGRIIPRKLQSLKVDAPLSDQLLGPSHLWFLIYQWIFCAYGGLIAFWNTRRPAAEPATIPIRRGPSTWTRAAIVAGLFAISVAGLTWDPRVVIGFEQSILLTPGRLAYYAPCFALGWLGRMSGIAGNSGLGLRLVAAAGLLFLPVWSTVAMHVAEPFSGWSRLGLTTGFAGCGWLAASGLFLTAIDGSRTVTPLVGYLSRASLWIYLAHHPVVGLTQVSLRVFDLPGPVKCGLAAAVGIAMSLLTYEAFVRGKRLDEWLNGTVRPAALDGKVIRKAA; this is encoded by the coding sequence ATGAATTCCCGCCCCGCTCCCGGCTGGCCCACATCGGCGTCTTCGCCCGCTCCCCGCTACGGCGGCCTCGACTGGCTGCGCGCCGGTGCGAGCCTGGCGGTGGTCGTCCTGCATGCGGGGATTCCCTACATGAGTTCCCCCATGCCGGGGCTCGTGTGGTGTACGACCGATCTGCCGGCCCAGTCCGTCCTCGTCGACGGGCTCTGCTGGGGGATCGATACGTTCGTCATGCCGCTCTTTTTTCTGATCGGCGGGTTCCTGGCAGCACAGTCGTGCGAACGCGCCGGCCCCGTCGCCCTCGTCCGCAACCGGACTCTCCGGCTCGGAATTCCATTCCTCGTCGGCGCGGTCCTGATCCTCCCGCTCGACCTTTATGTCTGGCTCCTGGGATGGGTCTGCGAAGGACGGATCATCCCCCGCAAACTTCAAAGCCTCAAAGTCGACGCGCCCCTCTCCGACCAGCTCCTCGGGCCGAGCCACCTGTGGTTTCTGATCTACCAGTGGATCTTCTGCGCGTACGGGGGACTGATCGCCTTCTGGAACACCCGGCGTCCGGCCGCGGAGCCGGCGACCATTCCGATCCGCCGCGGTCCGTCGACCTGGACGCGGGCGGCGATCGTGGCCGGTCTCTTTGCGATCAGCGTGGCGGGACTCACCTGGGATCCGCGGGTCGTGATCGGCTTTGAGCAATCGATTCTTTTGACTCCGGGGCGGCTTGCGTACTACGCCCCCTGCTTCGCCCTGGGCTGGCTGGGGCGAATGAGCGGCATCGCCGGCAACTCCGGACTTGGCCTGCGTCTCGTGGCCGCGGCGGGCCTGCTGTTTCTTCCCGTCTGGTCGACGGTGGCGATGCACGTTGCCGAGCCGTTTTCCGGATGGTCGCGGCTGGGACTGACGACCGGGTTCGCCGGCTGCGGCTGGCTGGCCGCCTCGGGGCTGTTCCTGACGGCGATCGATGGGTCGCGGACGGTCACGCCCCTGGTTGGATACCTTTCGCGGGCCTCGCTGTGGATCTATCTGGCCCATCATCCCGTTGTCGGGCTGACGCAGGTCTCACTGCGGGTCTTCGACCTGCCGGGGCCGGTCAAGTGCGGACTCGCGGCCGCGGTGGGGATCGCGATGAGTCTTCTGACGTACGAGGCCTTCGTTCGGGGAAAGCGGCTCGACGAGTGGCTGAACGGAACCGTTCGGCCTGCCGCGTTGGACGGGAAGGTGATCCGAAAGGCGGCGTGA
- a CDS encoding PVC-type heme-binding CxxCH protein, protein MKLRHALAAVFLLFCQPVLADNPIRVLFLGDNGHHRPGDRAAQLIPVLKERGIQVQYTDDMAALAPASLAKFDGLLIFANTTQISPEQEKALLDYVEGGKGLIPLHCASYCFLNSEKYIALVGAQFLRHGTGDFRTRIVDPNHPVMKGFDGFGSWDETYVHTKHNETNRIVLEVRADQQGFEPWTWVRTQGKGRVFYTAWGHDERTWGQPGFQNLVERGLRWAVGRDPQEAPKFTDPQAFALPEITAFRKDVKPFEFIDVGPKIPIYPKGEKWGTQAANQSQMQTPIAPEESIKHFVTPEGFQPRLYTSEPQLGGKPIAMNWDARGRLWVCETYDYPNELQPIGEGRDRIRICEDTNGDGVADKFTVFAEKLSIPTAITFYRGGAIVQDGVETVYFRDTNGDDVADTRQVLMTGWGMGDTHGEVSNFQLGLDNWIWGMQGYNQSEPTFGGTKTPSFRQGFFRFRLEGEGEGVKVAELEFVRSTNNNTWGLGISEEGIIFGSTANHCPSVYMPIANRYYERVRGWSPEVLQMISDTHLFQAATEKVRQMDHAGGYTAGCGSALYTGRNYPQAYWNRTQFVCEPTGHLVGTFVLRQEGSDFTSQNTFNILASDDEWSSPVLAEVGPDGNLWVIDWYNYIIQHNPTPQGFKTGKGNAYETDLRDKKHGRVYRLTYGKADGSLAVTNLAKSEPKQLVASLASPTMLIRKQAQQLLVEAGDRSIAGDLLALVRNKDVDAVGLNAGAVHALWTLKGLGLLDEAKGDAYTTAVAALRHPSAGVRRNALQVLPQKAESTQEVLAAGLLNDSDPQVRLAAFLALADLPATNDAGSRVADAALEPQRQDRWTSDAVIAGAANNAVGFLTALARAKAPNNKDAAALPEATLRTASIVAEHVARGTPDSKQVDAILAAVSEGNVSVLEAVFSGFSRGWPKSHKIALNEATEKRLLSRLEHLSPGARGQVVRLAGLWGSQAFEAHISGIVQALLADIGSEDKPDRDRIAAVRQLIDFKPDDGRIVEQLLETIRPQSSAAYSTGVLEALGSSTADDLGSLLVERVGGFTPDLKRAALRSLLSRPASTAAFLKGVEEGKAVLGDLSLDQKQALAAHPDRTIREQAKKLLAAGGGLPNADREKVVKELLPVTERTGDPALGKLVFTKNCSKCHMHSGEGQKIGPDLTGMAVHPKHELLIHILDPSRSVESNFRTYTVVTTEGQVLTGMLASETRTSIELIDTEAKRHAVQRSDIDELRGSTKSLMPEGFEKQFSPDDLANLLEFLTQRGRFTPLDLRKVASVVTTRMMFHDEARGTDLEKLVFADWSPKTFEGVPFLLVDPQGDRVPNALMLHGTNGDLPPRMPKQVELPVNQPVKAIHFLGLISGWGFPAYGEKSPTVTVRIHYADGTSEDHALRNGVHFADYIRRVDVPESKFAFPVRGQQVRYASILPQRTDKVTTIELIKGNDPTSPVFMAITVEGPGK, encoded by the coding sequence ATGAAGCTCCGGCACGCACTCGCCGCAGTGTTCCTGCTGTTTTGCCAACCCGTCCTGGCAGACAACCCCATCCGCGTCCTCTTCCTGGGAGACAACGGCCACCACCGCCCCGGCGACCGGGCCGCCCAGCTCATCCCCGTCCTCAAAGAGCGCGGAATCCAGGTTCAGTACACGGACGACATGGCCGCCCTCGCGCCCGCGTCCCTCGCCAAGTTCGACGGACTCCTGATCTTCGCGAACACCACGCAGATCAGCCCCGAACAGGAGAAGGCCCTTCTCGACTACGTCGAAGGAGGCAAAGGCCTGATCCCGCTCCACTGCGCCTCCTACTGCTTCCTCAACTCGGAGAAATACATCGCCCTCGTCGGCGCCCAGTTCCTCCGCCACGGAACGGGCGACTTCCGCACGCGGATCGTCGATCCCAACCACCCCGTCATGAAAGGGTTCGACGGGTTCGGAAGCTGGGACGAAACCTACGTCCACACCAAGCACAACGAAACCAACCGGATCGTCCTCGAAGTCCGGGCCGACCAGCAGGGCTTCGAGCCCTGGACCTGGGTCCGGACGCAGGGCAAGGGACGCGTCTTCTACACCGCCTGGGGCCACGACGAACGGACGTGGGGCCAGCCTGGCTTCCAGAACCTCGTCGAACGCGGCCTCCGCTGGGCCGTCGGCCGCGATCCGCAGGAAGCACCGAAGTTCACCGATCCGCAGGCCTTCGCCCTCCCCGAGATCACGGCGTTCCGGAAAGACGTCAAGCCGTTCGAGTTTATCGACGTCGGTCCCAAGATCCCGATCTACCCCAAGGGGGAAAAGTGGGGAACACAGGCGGCCAACCAGTCGCAGATGCAGACGCCGATCGCCCCGGAAGAGTCGATCAAGCACTTCGTCACCCCCGAGGGCTTTCAGCCGCGTCTCTACACCAGCGAGCCACAGCTCGGCGGCAAGCCGATCGCGATGAACTGGGACGCCCGCGGACGGCTGTGGGTTTGCGAGACCTACGACTACCCCAACGAACTCCAGCCCATTGGCGAAGGTCGGGACCGGATCCGGATCTGCGAAGACACGAACGGCGACGGCGTCGCCGACAAGTTCACGGTCTTCGCGGAGAAGCTCAGCATCCCGACGGCGATCACGTTCTACCGCGGCGGGGCGATCGTGCAGGACGGCGTCGAAACCGTCTACTTCCGCGACACGAATGGCGACGACGTCGCCGACACCCGGCAGGTCCTCATGACCGGCTGGGGGATGGGAGACACCCACGGCGAAGTCAGCAACTTCCAGCTCGGCCTCGACAACTGGATCTGGGGGATGCAGGGCTACAACCAGTCGGAGCCCACCTTTGGCGGAACCAAGACTCCCAGCTTCCGGCAGGGTTTCTTCCGCTTCCGGCTCGAAGGGGAAGGGGAGGGAGTGAAGGTCGCCGAGCTCGAGTTCGTCCGGTCGACCAACAACAACACCTGGGGCCTCGGCATCAGCGAAGAAGGGATTATCTTTGGCTCCACCGCCAATCACTGCCCGAGCGTCTACATGCCGATCGCGAACCGCTACTACGAGCGGGTCCGCGGCTGGTCGCCGGAAGTCCTCCAGATGATCTCGGACACGCACCTGTTCCAGGCGGCCACGGAGAAGGTCCGCCAGATGGACCATGCCGGGGGCTATACCGCCGGTTGCGGCTCCGCCCTCTACACGGGCCGCAACTACCCGCAGGCGTACTGGAACCGGACGCAGTTCGTCTGCGAGCCGACGGGGCACCTCGTGGGGACCTTCGTCCTGCGGCAGGAAGGTTCGGACTTCACCTCGCAGAACACGTTCAACATCCTCGCCAGCGACGACGAATGGTCGTCGCCGGTCCTGGCTGAAGTCGGTCCGGATGGGAACCTGTGGGTCATCGACTGGTACAACTACATCATCCAGCACAACCCGACGCCGCAGGGCTTCAAGACCGGCAAGGGGAACGCCTACGAAACGGACCTCCGCGACAAGAAGCACGGCCGCGTCTACCGCCTGACTTACGGGAAGGCAGACGGTTCGCTGGCCGTGACCAACCTCGCCAAGAGCGAGCCCAAGCAGCTTGTCGCGTCGCTCGCCAGTCCGACGATGCTCATCCGCAAGCAGGCGCAGCAGCTCCTCGTCGAAGCGGGTGACCGGTCGATTGCCGGCGACCTGCTGGCCCTGGTGCGGAACAAGGACGTTGACGCAGTCGGTCTCAATGCCGGCGCGGTTCACGCCCTCTGGACGCTCAAGGGGCTCGGTCTCCTGGACGAGGCCAAGGGCGATGCTTACACGACCGCGGTCGCGGCGCTGCGGCATCCCTCGGCGGGCGTGCGGCGGAATGCTCTCCAGGTTCTGCCACAGAAGGCCGAATCGACGCAGGAGGTGCTGGCGGCGGGACTCCTGAACGACAGCGATCCCCAGGTCCGCCTCGCCGCGTTCCTGGCCCTGGCTGATCTGCCCGCCACGAATGACGCAGGCTCGCGCGTTGCTGACGCGGCTCTCGAACCGCAACGACAGGATCGCTGGACGTCCGATGCCGTCATCGCCGGTGCGGCGAACAACGCCGTCGGCTTCCTGACCGCCCTGGCTCGCGCCAAGGCCCCGAACAACAAGGACGCCGCGGCATTGCCTGAAGCCACGCTGCGGACGGCCTCGATCGTGGCGGAGCACGTCGCTCGCGGCACGCCGGACAGCAAGCAGGTCGACGCGATCCTGGCCGCCGTGTCGGAAGGGAACGTCTCCGTCCTCGAAGCAGTCTTCAGCGGCTTCTCCCGCGGATGGCCCAAGTCCCACAAGATCGCCCTCAACGAAGCGACCGAGAAGCGCCTGTTGTCGCGTCTCGAACACCTCTCACCCGGTGCGCGAGGACAGGTCGTCCGGCTGGCCGGCCTTTGGGGAAGCCAGGCCTTCGAGGCCCACATCAGCGGAATCGTCCAGGCGCTCCTGGCGGACATCGGCAGCGAGGACAAGCCGGACCGCGACCGGATCGCCGCCGTCCGACAGCTGATCGACTTCAAACCGGATGACGGCCGTATCGTCGAACAGCTCCTGGAGACGATCCGGCCGCAGTCGAGCGCCGCCTACTCGACGGGCGTTCTCGAAGCCCTCGGCAGCAGCACGGCAGACGACCTCGGTAGCCTTCTCGTGGAGCGGGTCGGCGGCTTCACTCCCGATCTCAAGCGGGCTGCTCTCCGCAGCCTGCTCTCCCGCCCGGCCTCGACGGCGGCATTCCTCAAGGGGGTCGAAGAGGGGAAAGCGGTCCTCGGCGACCTCTCGCTCGATCAGAAACAGGCCCTCGCGGCGCATCCCGACCGGACGATCCGTGAGCAGGCCAAAAAGCTCCTCGCGGCTGGCGGCGGCCTGCCGAACGCGGACCGCGAAAAGGTCGTCAAGGAACTGCTCCCCGTCACAGAGCGGACCGGGGACCCCGCCCTCGGGAAACTCGTGTTCACCAAGAACTGCTCGAAGTGCCACATGCACAGCGGAGAAGGGCAGAAGATCGGTCCGGACCTGACTGGCATGGCGGTCCATCCCAAGCACGAGCTCCTGATCCACATCCTGGATCCGAGTCGCAGCGTCGAAAGCAACTTCCGCACCTACACCGTCGTTACGACGGAAGGGCAGGTCCTGACCGGGATGCTGGCGTCGGAGACCCGGACCTCGATTGAGCTGATCGACACCGAGGCCAAGCGGCACGCCGTCCAGCGGTCGGACATCGACGAGCTGCGGGGAAGCACCAAGTCGCTCATGCCCGAAGGCTTCGAGAAGCAGTTCTCGCCAGATGACCTGGCGAACCTCCTCGAGTTCCTGACGCAGCGGGGGCGGTTCACGCCGCTCGACCTGCGGAAGGTCGCCAGCGTCGTCACGACCCGGATGATGTTCCACGACGAAGCCCGCGGAACGGACCTCGAGAAGCTCGTGTTCGCCGACTGGTCTCCCAAGACCTTCGAGGGGGTCCCGTTCCTCCTCGTCGATCCCCAGGGGGACCGCGTTCCCAACGCCCTCATGCTCCACGGGACCAATGGCGACCTGCCGCCGCGGATGCCGAAGCAGGTCGAACTGCCGGTCAACCAGCCGGTGAAAGCGATCCACTTCCTGGGACTCATCAGCGGCTGGGGATTCCCGGCCTACGGCGAAAAATCGCCAACCGTGACGGTCAGGATCCACTACGCGGACGGCACGAGCGAAGACCACGCGCTCCGGAACGGCGTCCACTTCGCGGACTACATCCGCCGGGTCGACGTACCGGAGTCCAAGTTCGCCTTCCCGGTCCGCGGCCAGCAGGTGCGGTACGCCTCGATCCTGCCGCAGCGGACGGACAAGGTGACGACGATCGAGCTCATCAAGGGGAACGACCCGACGAGCCCGGTCTTCATGGCCATCACGGTGGAAGGCCCGGGAAAATAG